One genomic window of Monodelphis domestica isolate mMonDom1 chromosome 1, mMonDom1.pri, whole genome shotgun sequence includes the following:
- the DNAJC17 gene encoding dnaJ homolog subfamily C member 17: MAVTKELLQMDLYALLGIGEKAADKEVKKAYRQKALTCHPDKNPDNPQAAELFHQLSQALEVLTDAAARAAYDKVRKAKKQAAERTQKLDERRKKVKLDLEARERQAQAQGSEVEEDSRSTRTLEQEIARLREDGSRQLEEQQRLIQEQIRQEREQRLRGKTENPEGKGTPKLKLKWKCKKEDETKGGYSKDVLLRILQKYGEVLNLVISSKKTGSAVVEFASVKAAVLAVKNEVGLVNNPLKISWLEGQPQGTVSTDGTSYSGLPQGSVLSERDYESLVMMRMRQAAERQQLIEQMQREDEEGLPT; the protein is encoded by the exons GTAAAGAAGGCATATCGACAAAAGGCCCTCACCTGCCATCCGGACAAAAATCCAGACAATCCCCAAGCAG CTGAGCTCTTCCACCAGCTTTCCCAGGCCTTGGAGGTGCTAACAGATGCTGCGGCCCGG GCAGCGTACGACAAGGTCAGGAAAGCCAAGAAGCAGGCGGCTGAGAGGACTCAGAAACTtgatgagagaaggaagaaagtgaagcTTG ATCTTGAGGCCCGAGAGAGGCAAGCCCAGGCACAAGGGAGTGAGGTAGAGGAGGATAGTCGAAGTACAAGGACATTAGAACAAGAG ATTGCACGCCTACGAGAAGATGGCTCCCGGCAGCTGGAAGAACAACAGAGGCTGATCCAGGAGCAGATACGCCAAGAACGGGAACAGAGATTAAGAG GAAAGACAGAAAATCCTGAAGGCAAAGGAACACCGAAACTGAAG CTGAAATGGAAGTGTAAAAAAGAAGATGAGACAAAAGGCGGCTACTCCAAGGACGTCCTCTTGAGGATCCTACAGAAG TATGGTGAAGTGCTCAACCTGGTCATCTCCAGTAAGAAGACGGGGAGTGCTGTGGTGGAATTTGCTTCCGTCAAGGCTGCC GTGCTGGCTGTCAAGAATGAAGTGGGCCTTGTCAATAACCCCCTGAAGATCTCCTGGCTGGAGGGTCAGCCACAGGGAACAGTGAGCACCGATGGCACCAGCTACTCTGGATTGCCACAG GGCTCGGTGCTATCGGAGAGGGACTACGAGAGCCTGGTCATGATGCGCATGCGTCAGGCTGCAGAGCGGCAACAACTGATCGAGCAGATGCAGAGGGAGGATGAGGAGGGCCTGCCCACATAG
- the C1H15orf62 gene encoding uncharacterized protein C15orf62 homolog, mitochondrial, with translation METWRKGSFRNNSFFKRLSLGRPRRLRRQGSVLSQASTARGDHEEYSNREVIRELRGRPDGRRLPLWGDEQPRSTLLAPPKPPRLYRESSSCPNILEPSPSYTAAYSATLPSAISLAGTLHEYSEDDSLDTRPLQGAPTDVTDPFFSFKVDLGISLLEEVLQILREQFPRDPWA, from the coding sequence ATGGAGACGTGGCGGAAAGGATCTTTCCGCAACAACTCTTTCTTCAAACGTCTGAGCCTCGGGAGGCCCCGGCGACTCCGACGGCAAGGCAGCGTGCTCAGCCAGGCCAGCACTGCCAGGGGAGACCATGAGGAATACAGTAACCGGGAGGTCATCCGGGAGCTGAGGGGAAGGCCGGATGGCCGCCGCCTGCCCCTGTGGGGGGACGAGCAGCCCAGATCCACACTGCTGGCACCCCCGAAACCCCCTCGCCTCTACCGTGAGAGCAGCAGTTGTCCCAACATTCTGGAGCCCTCCCCCTCGTACACGGCTGCCTACTCGGCCACTCTGCCCTCTGCTATCTCCCTGGCTGGAACACTGCACGAGTATTCAGAGGACGACTCCCTGGACACCAGGCCCCTCCAGGGGGCACCCACCGACGTCACCgaccccttcttttccttcaaagtGGACCTGGGGATATCGCTTCTTGAGGAAGTCCTGCAGATCCTGAGAGAGCAATTTCCCAGGGACCCGTGGGCCTGA